The sequence ATTCCTCAAGCTTAAATACCTCAAGTGAAACAATTGGAAGACTGTCTCTGGAATCAGTTTTAGAGGAGCTCCTCTCAAATCTAAAACTCTTAGCATCCGGGAGCTACCAAGCACTTGACTTATGCAAGACAAGGACTGTGGATCTGCTACACCAAATGTAAGCAAAGAGCGAAGTTTAGTGACTGACCTTTTCACTTGTAGGTTCCCCAACATGCCATGCATTGAAAGCCGTCGAGTTTTTTCAGGCCACAATTTATTATGCTCATCAACTGTTGCAGTAAAGTTATCATCTCTTGATTTTGATAGAATAAGCTCGCGGTACAGATCGTGAATCCTACCCAATTTCATGCTACCGTCATCATTGTACTGCACAGGATGGATCAAGCTTCTGTTGATGAGCTCATTGAGATAGCCGTCTGCAACGTCTTCAACTGTCCTCCGTTCTTTTTGTTTTACAAATCCTTCCGTTATCCACCGGTAGATCAGTGTATTGCGCTCAATTAGATAATCCTCAGGATAAATGCTCAGATACAGGAAACATGGCTTAAGATAGTAGGGGAGATCATTGAAACTGAGTAACAAAACTATTCTCATACTCTCAAATTTGTCATTGCTATCCAGTTCAGGGCCAAGGCTGTGATTAAGCATTCCCCATTCCCTAATGTTGTTCCTGTTCTTTGTAGCCAAAACCCCACCAACGGCCACAATAGCCAGCGGCAATCCGCCACATTTTTTCAAGATGTTCCTTGAAATGCTCTCCAAATGTGAAGGACATGAAAAGCCATGAAATGCCTTTTGGCAGAAAAGAATCCATGACTCTTCAGTAGACAAGGGTTTCACCTCATAAACATAGCCATTGGTCTCTATGCTACAAAAGGAAGCCACATCCAAAAGACGTGTTGTGAGGATAACACGACTTCCGTCATTTACATCAGGCAATGCATATCTGATAGCTTCCCAAGCTTGAACGCTCCAAACATCATCAAAAACTAGCACATATGTTCTTGATTGCAGGAATACTTTCGCAATTGTTTTTAGCCTGTTACTACTCATGGTGTTTAGACCTTCAGGTGCTGGCTGCTTCACTTCATCGTAGAGCTGTTGAATCATATCTTTCAAAACTTCCTCAACCTTGAAGGACTTGGAAACTGTTATCCAGGCAAGACTATTGAAGTTTTTCTTGACTGTTGCATCCTCATACACTTTCTTAACCAGGGTGGTCTTTCCTGAACCTCCCATTCCCACCACCGAAATCACCTTAAGTCTAGGATCATCCTCCACGAGCCAACCGATTAGCTGCTGTGTGGGATTTTCAATGCCCACAAGCTCAGCTTCTTCTAACAATAATGCATCGCCTCTGCGATCATTTGCAGCATCGTAGGCATGGTTAGAATTTGAACCTTGCTCCGGGACATAAAGTTTGTAACGATACCTCTGATGGCCCATTGCAATATTGTCAACTCTTGATTTGATGGCTTGGATTTCAACGACAAGTTTATGGCGGAATTTGATGTTTCTGATTGAGAAAACCAATTTAGCAATGAAACAACAAGATCCACGATAGTGATGATCATACGACAAGAGCAT comes from Solanum pennellii chromosome 1, SPENNV200 and encodes:
- the LOC107006132 gene encoding disease resistance protein RPM1-like encodes the protein MGLFLFSLQKEMSIDTCEDQVEMADCAVVFILDKLTNLLAEEAILLQGVKHDIQYIKDELERMIAFLGVADAFEEGDAEVKVWVRQVRDVANDIEDVLDESMLLSYDHHYRGSCCFIAKLVFSIRNIKFRHKLVVEIQAIKSRVDNIAMGHQRYRYKLYVPEQGSNSNHAYDAANDRRGDALLLEEAELVGIENPTQQLIGWLVEDDPRLKVISVVGMGGSGKTTLVKKVYEDATVKKNFNSLAWITVSKSFKVEEVLKDMIQQLYDEVKQPAPEGLNTMSSNRLKTIAKVFLQSRTYVLVFDDVWSVQAWEAIRYALPDVNDGSRVILTTRLLDVASFCSIETNGYVYEVKPLSTEESWILFCQKAFHGFSCPSHLESISRNILKKCGGLPLAIVAVGGVLATKNRNNIREWGMLNHSLGPELDSNDKFESMRIVLLLSFNDLPYYLKPCFLYLSIYPEDYLIERNTLIYRWITEGFVKQKERRTVEDVADGYLNELINRSLIHPVQYNDDGSMKLGRIHDLYRELILSKSRDDNFTATVDEHNKLWPEKTRRLSMHGMLGNLQVKRSVTKLRSLLTFGVADPQSLSCISQVLGSSRMLRVLDLRGAPLKLIPETVFQLFHLRYLSLRNTNVKVLPRSIGRLKQLEILDLKQTHVTELPVEILKLENLRHLLVYSHVSYSYLPYNCSPGFKAFRGIGALRALQKLVYIEATPGSGILREVGMLGELRRLCILKLRKEDGRTVCSSIQKLRKLESLNLKSVEEHEILDLSYMSSPPPLLQRLYLTGHIVKLPAWIQDLNSLVKIYFRWTHLSEDPLKYLQDLPNLVHLEFLVGYTGRELYFEQGKFQRLKLLNFDKLEGLRQVTIGEGAVPHLEKLVIQRCALLETVPTGIECLLNLKVLEFFDMPDEFIMTLRPDKLGADAWKVSHIREVFYTYWRDGCWMVHSLKEKENNHIPDQSGAVTRTYGRRNSL